A part of Solibacillus sp. FSL H8-0538 genomic DNA contains:
- a CDS encoding glycosyltransferase family 2 protein — protein sequence MEQIVIIIPALNPLHTLVQFVEKLQKMNVEIVVINDGSDEKYAAVFQSLRQLPRCTVLTHEQNFGKGRALKTGFDYVLKVSRKVKGVVTVGAHGQHSILDVQQMISSTKIFSDGIILGVRDFKSTDMPTSSFFNNRAASMLFELFFHKRLLDTQTGLRYIPKQELLWLRHVPGETFNFDLNMLVKAIKRNIPLYEVPIGHAKLKKNSVIYYDEVLNPMKIIQQIWTNFLRNR from the coding sequence TTGGAACAAATCGTCATTATAATCCCAGCCCTAAATCCTTTGCATACGCTCGTACAATTTGTGGAAAAGCTACAAAAAATGAATGTGGAAATCGTCGTCATTAATGATGGAAGTGACGAAAAATATGCGGCTGTGTTTCAAAGCCTTCGCCAATTACCCCGATGTACTGTACTTACACATGAGCAAAACTTCGGAAAAGGGCGCGCATTAAAAACAGGATTTGATTATGTTTTAAAAGTGAGCCGAAAAGTGAAAGGTGTCGTCACAGTGGGAGCGCATGGACAACACTCCATATTAGATGTGCAACAAATGATTTCAAGTACTAAAATTTTTTCAGATGGCATTATTTTAGGGGTGCGGGATTTCAAATCCACCGATATGCCGACTTCAAGCTTTTTTAATAATCGAGCGGCGTCTATGTTATTCGAACTTTTTTTCCATAAACGTTTACTTGATACACAAACGGGACTGCGTTATATTCCGAAGCAAGAATTATTGTGGCTTCGACATGTGCCTGGGGAGACGTTTAACTTTGATTTAAATATGCTTGTTAAGGCAATAAAGCGAAACATCCCGCTGTATGAAGTCCCGATTGGTCATGCGAAGTTAAAAAAGAATTCGGTCATTTATTATGATGAAGTACTCAATCCGATGAAGATTATCCAGCAAATTTGGACAAACTTTTTGAGAAATCGATAA
- a CDS encoding YkvA family protein produces the protein MKEDMNMDNMIRGKDKHYSDGKFLSKLQKYGVGLGFKTMHAATTLYYGLKSPDMPKQNKLVVLGALGYFIFPLDIVADLLPVVGLTDDVFVITAALAKVYGSITDDMKDDAHRLLKKHLVITIHMK, from the coding sequence ATGAAAGAAGATATGAACATGGATAATATGATTCGTGGCAAGGATAAGCATTATTCCGACGGGAAATTTTTAAGTAAGCTACAAAAATATGGTGTCGGACTTGGGTTTAAAACAATGCATGCCGCAACAACTTTGTATTATGGCTTGAAAAGTCCCGATATGCCAAAGCAAAATAAATTAGTTGTGCTTGGAGCGCTAGGTTATTTCATTTTCCCGTTAGATATTGTCGCAGATTTATTGCCGGTTGTTGGGTTAACGGATGATGTATTTGTCATTACAGCGGCATTAGCAAAGGTGTATGGCTCTATTACAGATGATATGAAGGATGACGCACATCGTTTACTAAAAAAACATTTGGTGATAACTATTCACATGAAATAA
- a CDS encoding transglutaminase domain-containing protein gives MLKKLAILVILFVFAKPIYDVAMKFINDKAYIEDVLPVTVPANEKNSSFDVTNPISTTQEAKLPKNVTSMEELTDAFFYYFSHFETDFTIHYKGSTSDIGNILTRATQEATARDGYIGGHLGAREMEYEYGKLDATIQVSQDYLTNAAQEQVVEQAVASIVASVKPATMTDFEKVKFVNDYIVKNTVYSEATVTSAHSAFTILQEQKGVCQGYALLALKLLQALGMEALYITGEVYTGGHAWNLVKVDGDWYHLDTTWNDPVPDRGQGVRYEYFLANDTQMKQDHAWVATDFPKATSNNYGFMHVVQDSYEKGGYVYYSNIQKDNVLYRLNMQTGENVRLTSSRALFITGYGDWLYFSNYSNGAYLAKIRLDGTEEQTLYREEVEGLFIEDGVLYFTTSDGLKKMEI, from the coding sequence ATGTTAAAAAAGCTAGCAATACTTGTTATTTTATTTGTTTTTGCCAAGCCAATCTATGATGTAGCAATGAAATTTATTAATGACAAAGCGTACATAGAGGATGTCTTACCAGTAACGGTGCCAGCGAATGAGAAGAACAGCTCGTTTGACGTGACAAACCCTATATCAACTACGCAGGAAGCTAAATTACCAAAGAACGTGACGTCTATGGAGGAACTAACGGACGCATTTTTCTACTACTTTAGTCATTTTGAAACCGATTTTACGATTCATTACAAGGGTAGTACAAGTGATATTGGAAATATATTAACGCGAGCGACACAAGAAGCAACAGCGCGCGACGGTTATATTGGCGGGCATTTAGGTGCGCGCGAAATGGAATATGAGTATGGTAAATTGGACGCGACGATCCAGGTGTCACAGGATTATTTAACAAATGCGGCACAGGAACAAGTAGTGGAGCAGGCGGTTGCTTCAATTGTAGCATCGGTCAAACCGGCAACGATGACGGATTTTGAAAAAGTGAAGTTTGTGAATGATTATATTGTTAAAAATACGGTTTATAGCGAGGCGACCGTAACGAGTGCGCATAGTGCATTTACAATTTTGCAAGAACAAAAAGGAGTTTGCCAGGGTTATGCATTATTAGCGTTAAAGCTACTTCAAGCACTTGGCATGGAGGCACTTTACATTACAGGAGAAGTATACACAGGTGGTCACGCATGGAACTTAGTGAAGGTGGACGGGGATTGGTACCATTTAGATACAACATGGAATGATCCTGTACCAGATCGGGGGCAGGGGGTACGCTACGAGTATTTTTTAGCAAATGATACGCAAATGAAGCAGGACCACGCTTGGGTAGCAACTGATTTTCCTAAGGCAACGAGCAACAACTATGGTTTTATGCATGTTGTCCAGGACAGCTACGAAAAAGGCGGTTATGTGTATTACAGTAATATACAGAAGGATAATGTATTGTATCGTTTAAATATGCAAACAGGTGAAAACGTACGGCTTACATCAAGTCGTGCGCTATTTATTACCGGCTACGGTGATTGGCTCTATTTCAGCAATTACTCAAACGGGGCGTACTTAGCGAAAATTCGACTTGATGGCACAGAGGAACAGACACTGTACCGTGAAGAAGTAGAGGGGCTCTTTATTGAAGATGGCGTGCTGTACTTTACTACTTCAGATGGGTTGAAGAAGATGGAGATTTAG
- a CDS encoding N-acetylglucosamine kinase, with product MPNNYVLAIDGGASKTTVSLRTLSNDIIFEATSTGSNYQAIGAARVEQVLTTLLKQVAAHTKEIQVVAFAIAGIDTADDLQIVEQIIHKSIQQAKLQIEHIFIENDVEATLLGASNRQPGAILISGTGAIAFAYNGKNTVRAGGWGHRAGDEGSGYWIGQQIVKAIFRTEDGRLSERTILTELVFKKLRISTLAELANWLYVADYTNARMASLASVLAESVAMGDQIAHVIANEAAYELSLIAEVALKKAGYKNGPFPFYINGGVLAHNEFITNELKDRISFSYPDINFVLCEEQPIEYVVRRALGAV from the coding sequence ATGCCAAATAATTATGTACTCGCTATCGATGGTGGTGCCTCAAAAACAACAGTTTCACTGCGCACGCTCTCAAATGACATTATCTTTGAAGCAACATCCACTGGATCAAATTACCAAGCAATTGGTGCAGCACGCGTCGAGCAAGTATTAACAACGTTACTAAAGCAAGTCGCAGCGCATACAAAGGAAATTCAGGTTGTAGCATTTGCCATCGCCGGTATTGATACAGCAGATGATTTACAAATCGTAGAGCAAATTATTCATAAAAGCATTCAGCAAGCCAAGCTTCAAATCGAGCACATTTTCATTGAAAATGATGTAGAAGCAACGTTGCTCGGCGCCTCTAACAGACAGCCTGGCGCTATTCTTATATCAGGTACTGGAGCAATTGCTTTTGCTTACAATGGTAAAAACACCGTACGTGCTGGAGGCTGGGGTCACCGTGCGGGCGATGAAGGAAGCGGCTACTGGATTGGTCAGCAAATCGTAAAGGCTATCTTCCGCACAGAAGATGGCCGCTTATCCGAACGAACTATTTTAACTGAACTGGTTTTTAAAAAACTCCGCATTTCCACACTCGCCGAGCTTGCTAACTGGCTATACGTAGCTGATTATACAAATGCACGTATGGCTAGCTTGGCTTCTGTGCTTGCTGAGTCGGTTGCAATGGGTGACCAAATTGCGCATGTTATCGCGAATGAAGCAGCGTACGAACTATCGCTAATTGCAGAAGTAGCATTAAAAAAAGCGGGCTATAAAAATGGTCCGTTCCCGTTTTATATTAACGGAGGGGTGCTAGCACATAATGAATTTATTACAAATGAGTTAAAAGATCGCATTTCATTTAGTTACCCAGATATAAATTTTGTGCTTTGTGAAGAGCAACCGATTGAATATGTTGTGAGACGGGCTCTTGGGGCAGTTTAA
- the argH gene encoding argininosuccinate lyase encodes MFFQEYRNRVNETEGVQFPSNSYRQMVLQPAYDEAKRHFLTAMVQIHIAHLKMLEEQGLVTPEEARKIGQAIKNLDLDYYKTRDYNPQFEDLFFRIENKLIELGGDIAGNLHIGRSRNDMGIAIYRMTLRKKMLSLMQELLTLRSSLIAFAEEHVETIMIGYTHTQQAQPTTFAHYLKAVIDQLSRDFTRMKAAYETINRSSMGAAALTTTGFPISRERMQELLAFDDLIENAWDAVAGADYIAEAASIVQLAALNLGRTSQDFLLWATQEFNAFHLASPYVQISSIMPQKRNPVSIEHTRSLLSSVVGDAGTVLQMIHNTPFGDIVDTEDDMQPYLWRAIDRLIGIYKLFGSLVVTMNVNKENLLKRAQNSFANVTELADSLVRSEGISFRQSHKIVSLCVSALLEEKEESLAGLKWELANEKSLQVTGKPLIISEADFYRVIEPAFFVNIRTLKGGPAPETMRESLRVAEENSGDLERWVCEKIDSILQAEQQLENFLKGWNSDAK; translated from the coding sequence ATGTTCTTTCAAGAGTATCGTAATCGGGTCAATGAAACAGAAGGTGTGCAGTTCCCTTCGAATAGCTATCGTCAAATGGTATTACAGCCTGCGTACGACGAAGCAAAGCGTCATTTTTTAACAGCTATGGTTCAAATTCATATTGCGCATTTAAAAATGTTAGAGGAGCAAGGACTTGTTACGCCAGAAGAAGCACGGAAAATCGGTCAGGCAATTAAAAATTTAGACCTAGACTATTACAAAACACGCGACTATAACCCACAGTTTGAAGATTTATTTTTCCGTATAGAAAATAAATTGATCGAGCTTGGTGGTGATATTGCGGGGAATTTGCATATTGGCCGTAGCCGTAATGATATGGGGATAGCCATTTATCGCATGACCTTACGTAAAAAAATGCTATCACTTATGCAAGAGCTATTAACGTTACGCTCTTCTTTAATTGCCTTTGCCGAGGAACATGTAGAAACGATTATGATTGGCTATACACATACACAGCAAGCACAACCAACGACTTTTGCACACTATTTAAAGGCTGTCATTGACCAGCTTTCACGCGACTTTACTCGTATGAAGGCTGCGTACGAAACGATAAATCGCAGCAGTATGGGCGCTGCTGCTCTGACGACAACGGGCTTTCCAATTAGCCGCGAACGTATGCAAGAGCTACTTGCTTTTGATGATTTAATAGAAAATGCATGGGATGCTGTTGCCGGAGCAGATTATATTGCGGAGGCCGCGAGTATAGTACAGCTAGCCGCGCTCAATCTTGGCCGCACGTCACAGGACTTTTTATTATGGGCCACGCAGGAATTTAATGCCTTCCATCTGGCGAGTCCTTACGTGCAAATTAGCTCAATCATGCCGCAAAAGCGCAATCCGGTCTCCATTGAACATACGCGCTCGCTCCTGTCTTCCGTTGTTGGCGATGCAGGGACTGTGTTACAAATGATTCATAATACACCGTTTGGGGATATTGTCGATACAGAGGATGATATGCAACCGTATTTATGGCGCGCAATTGATCGCCTCATCGGCATTTACAAATTATTCGGTAGCCTCGTTGTGACAATGAATGTAAATAAAGAAAATTTATTAAAACGTGCGCAAAATAGCTTCGCGAACGTAACAGAACTGGCAGATTCACTTGTCCGTTCTGAAGGCATTTCATTCCGCCAGTCTCATAAAATTGTGAGCTTGTGCGTCAGTGCTCTGCTTGAAGAAAAAGAGGAATCTCTTGCTGGATTAAAGTGGGAACTAGCCAACGAAAAATCACTTCAAGTGACAGGCAAGCCATTAATCATTTCGGAAGCTGATTTTTATCGTGTAATTGAACCAGCGTTTTTCGTTAATATTCGAACGTTAAAGGGTGGTCCTGCACCAGAAACGATGCGTGAATCACTACGCGTAGCTGAAGAAAATTCAGGGGATTTAGAACGCTGGGTTTGCGAAAAAATCGACTCTATTTTACAAGCAGAACAGCAATTAGAAAACTTTTTAAAAGGCTGGAATAGCGATGCCAAATAA
- a CDS encoding EamA family transporter, whose product MKSTWLYPLLIIIAASSYGILSTIVKVAMQHGFTSAEAVTSQYVFGFGLALLLFLVTQRSLPKLTKPGILTLLFAGIFTAITGIVYGQALNYLPASLAVVMLFQFTWIGLFMDCVIKRRLPSRLEVISLLFLFAGTILAAGVLDADLSQIAWQGWALGMAAAVSFASFLQINSRTVEGVTTIGRTFILATISLVVILTFLTPEILWNGQLTAGLWKFGILLGTFGIILPILLFSIASPKVGGGLTSILSAMELPVAIIVSVIVLHEALTVMQIAGIFLVLIGMILPSYFTKKKYAN is encoded by the coding sequence ATGAAGTCTACCTGGCTTTACCCCCTGCTCATCATCATTGCAGCAAGTAGCTATGGGATATTATCAACGATTGTCAAAGTAGCTATGCAGCACGGCTTCACATCAGCTGAAGCCGTTACAAGTCAATACGTATTTGGCTTTGGACTAGCACTCCTACTCTTTCTTGTGACGCAGCGCTCACTTCCAAAGCTAACAAAACCAGGCATATTGACACTACTTTTCGCGGGGATATTTACTGCAATAACGGGCATTGTGTACGGACAAGCCCTCAATTATTTACCGGCATCTTTAGCTGTTGTCATGCTGTTTCAGTTCACATGGATTGGGTTATTTATGGACTGCGTTATTAAAAGACGTTTGCCAAGCAGGCTAGAAGTCATCTCGTTATTATTCTTATTCGCCGGCACCATTTTAGCTGCAGGTGTTTTAGACGCGGACCTATCACAAATTGCATGGCAAGGTTGGGCACTAGGAATGGCGGCTGCCGTCAGCTTCGCATCCTTCCTACAAATTAATTCACGCACAGTTGAAGGTGTTACCACTATAGGAAGAACCTTTATTTTGGCTACTATTTCGCTTGTGGTCATTTTGACTTTCCTAACACCTGAAATTTTGTGGAATGGACAACTAACAGCAGGGTTATGGAAATTCGGCATCTTGCTCGGCACATTCGGTATCATTTTACCGATTTTATTATTCTCAATTGCCTCGCCAAAAGTTGGTGGTGGACTAACATCCATTTTAAGTGCGATGGAATTACCAGTCGCCATTATTGTTTCTGTTATCGTGCTTCACGAAGCGTTAACGGTAATGCAAATTGCAGGCATTTTTCTTGTTTTAATAGGGATGATTCTCCCCTCTTACTTCACCAAAAAAAAATACGCAAATTAG
- a CDS encoding GNAT family N-acetyltransferase, with product MTILIRQAFPEDATYIAPLIYNAIADIANRLTGEHNEADILATLEYLVTQRNNRHSYLNTYVAFRDEEILGIVVLYDGLQGKAFDKKLQDWLMRKNVAAITIDVEAYDDEYYIDTVCVTETARGLGIGTQLLAFAEETARAKGYKKLSLNVEPEKDKARRLYERIGFAVTEPWTIINEPFYHMVKQLEL from the coding sequence ATGACAATTCTGATTCGACAAGCATTTCCTGAAGATGCTACTTATATTGCTCCACTTATTTATAATGCAATTGCCGACATTGCCAACCGATTAACAGGGGAACATAATGAGGCGGATATTTTAGCTACACTTGAATATCTGGTAACACAACGAAATAATCGACACTCGTATTTAAATACCTACGTCGCATTCCGTGATGAGGAGATATTAGGAATTGTCGTTCTGTATGACGGCCTCCAAGGAAAAGCATTCGACAAAAAATTGCAAGACTGGCTTATGCGAAAAAATGTTGCTGCAATTACGATTGATGTTGAAGCGTATGACGATGAATATTATATTGATACAGTTTGTGTAACCGAAACTGCACGCGGACTAGGCATTGGCACACAACTACTAGCATTCGCTGAAGAAACAGCACGTGCAAAAGGCTATAAAAAATTATCACTTAATGTGGAGCCTGAAAAGGACAAGGCGCGCCGTCTATACGAACGCATCGGCTTTGCTGTAACCGAGCCGTGGACCATTATTAACGAACCATTCTATCATATGGTAAAACAATTAGAGTTATAG
- a CDS encoding carbohydrate kinase family protein: MSQSDKDFILVYGDAFVDYIANDQTNTSFTKYLGGATINVAAGISRIGAPSALITITGDDATSEFCRTEIEKEGVNMDYSIFDPVKRVSGVYVHLTENCERIFKDYVDETPDLQVKPEQLNEAAFKRASILNFCSGTMFEPTALSTTRAAVDMAKDKGAIIAIDANIRPLRWSSEHDCRETITSFMDDADILKLTDEELFFLTETNTLEEGLAKLDDLLVPIILITVGAEGAYAVLNGEVIHVPVEKVVPVDTTGAGDAFMAGVLRYVHFNGLPTVKEDLVKCVAFGNKLGAMAATKAGALTALPSYEDIKDFLNY; this comes from the coding sequence ATGAGTCAGTCAGACAAAGATTTCATATTAGTTTACGGAGATGCTTTTGTTGATTATATAGCGAATGACCAAACAAATACGTCATTCACAAAATATTTAGGTGGCGCAACGATTAATGTTGCTGCAGGCATTAGTCGAATTGGTGCTCCTTCCGCCCTAATTACGATTACAGGTGATGACGCAACATCCGAATTTTGCCGTACGGAAATCGAAAAAGAAGGCGTAAATATGGATTATTCTATTTTTGATCCGGTGAAACGTGTGAGCGGAGTTTATGTGCATTTAACTGAAAACTGTGAGCGCATTTTTAAAGATTATGTCGATGAAACACCTGATTTACAAGTGAAGCCGGAGCAATTAAACGAAGCGGCATTCAAGCGTGCTTCTATTTTAAATTTTTGTTCAGGAACTATGTTTGAACCAACTGCGCTGTCCACAACACGTGCCGCTGTTGATATGGCAAAAGACAAGGGTGCCATAATTGCAATTGATGCCAATATCCGCCCACTACGCTGGAGCAGTGAGCACGATTGCCGTGAAACGATTACATCATTTATGGATGATGCGGATATTTTGAAACTAACGGACGAAGAGTTATTCTTCCTAACTGAAACAAACACGTTAGAAGAAGGGTTAGCAAAATTAGATGACTTACTAGTACCGATTATTTTAATCACTGTTGGTGCGGAAGGTGCGTATGCAGTCTTAAACGGTGAAGTCATTCATGTACCAGTAGAAAAAGTAGTACCGGTTGATACAACAGGTGCTGGCGATGCATTTATGGCAGGCGTACTTCGCTATGTTCACTTCAACGGCTTACCAACTGTCAAAGAGGATTTAGTGAAATGTGTAGCGTTCGGTAATAAACTGGGTGCGATGGCGGCGACAAAAGCAGGCGCATTAACAGCACTACCTAGTTATGAGGATATAAAAGACTTCTTAAATTACTAA
- a CDS encoding protein-tyrosine phosphatase family protein yields MDRKYGELVAGRIYFGGAADTNDAVRKENVDVVFDVRVNGRDEAVEYNYIHSPITEDATAETIKAGAEKIAEAYKSGEKIYIHCGGGNGRASVMATAILLEIGATANLGDAVERVKTVRSAANVRPNMQAALDKLYK; encoded by the coding sequence ATGGATCGTAAATATGGTGAACTTGTTGCAGGGCGTATTTATTTTGGCGGTGCTGCTGATACGAATGATGCGGTGCGTAAAGAAAACGTTGACGTTGTGTTCGATGTACGTGTAAACGGACGTGATGAAGCGGTGGAGTATAACTATATTCATTCGCCGATTACAGAAGATGCGACAGCTGAAACGATTAAAGCCGGTGCGGAGAAGATTGCTGAAGCGTACAAGTCTGGAGAGAAAATTTACATTCATTGTGGTGGCGGTAACGGTCGTGCTAGTGTGATGGCTACCGCAATACTACTTGAAATTGGTGCAACGGCGAATTTAGGTGATGCAGTTGAGCGTGTAAAAACTGTACGCTCAGCAGCAAACGTGCGACCGAACATGCAAGCTGCTCTTGATAAGCTATATAAATAA
- a CDS encoding histidine phosphatase family protein, with translation MTTICFIRHGQTDWNVEGRMQGQQNVPLNAIGKQQAQNCAIQLCNYKWDQLMSSPLLRAVQTADILSQHLGLRIQLLNEFAEKSYGEAEGLTTIKRQLQFPNGSIPGEENGEVLQQRVLDGISELCIRFPQQQLLVVTHGDIIALIVDYYFNKKIIPQNTSMTRIQFTGKNVHLLPMDQLG, from the coding sequence ATGACGACGATTTGCTTTATTCGTCACGGACAAACCGATTGGAATGTAGAAGGTCGTATGCAAGGGCAGCAAAATGTTCCATTAAATGCAATCGGCAAACAGCAGGCCCAAAATTGCGCTATACAGTTATGCAATTACAAGTGGGATCAACTGATGTCAAGTCCTCTTTTACGCGCCGTGCAAACAGCCGATATTCTATCACAGCATCTCGGCTTACGGATTCAACTACTAAACGAATTTGCTGAAAAAAGCTATGGAGAAGCAGAAGGTTTAACTACTATTAAAAGGCAGTTACAGTTTCCAAATGGTAGCATTCCTGGGGAGGAGAATGGAGAAGTTTTGCAACAACGAGTGCTTGACGGTATTTCGGAACTTTGCATACGCTTCCCGCAACAACAACTGCTTGTCGTAACACACGGAGATATTATTGCACTAATTGTAGACTATTATTTCAACAAGAAAATAATTCCGCAAAATACAAGTATGACAAGGATTCAATTTACGGGAAAGAACGTTCACCTACTCCCAATGGATCAACTCGGTTAA
- a CDS encoding pyridoxal phosphate-dependent aminotransferase yields MAFPIHGANYEALYKNFDLPLPTNVFDLSENVNCLGTPDSVHQMWPHLFSELTRYPHPEAEPLHSQLAMTHQLLNEQIVIGNGAAELLSTYANLFSGKKVILLHPTFSEYKETLTSAGATCIDIITDVHAHELPLEKINAAMKIASCLYICNPNNPTGKLLELDVLLSLIQTARQQQCHVLIDEAFMDWTDERNSVIPYVAQFEHVTVMRSMTKMYALAGIRLGYMVSHPITITRIKQKLPHWNVNALALSIGAQCLQEHTFRKRSIDVSKTQRMNITQFLREHGCIVLDSVANFVCFQLAQPEKTREFYFYCLTNGIVLRHTENYVGLNGQWLRIGLKKDEAMKAFQSIYLKWVVTL; encoded by the coding sequence ATGGCATTTCCTATACATGGGGCTAATTATGAGGCACTTTATAAAAATTTCGACCTTCCTCTACCGACGAACGTATTTGATTTAAGTGAAAACGTCAATTGCCTCGGTACACCCGATTCAGTCCACCAAATGTGGCCACATCTTTTCAGCGAACTTACGCGCTATCCGCATCCTGAAGCAGAGCCACTACACAGTCAGTTAGCCATGACACATCAGCTACTAAATGAACAAATAGTCATTGGCAATGGCGCAGCCGAATTACTTTCTACTTACGCAAATTTATTTAGCGGTAAAAAGGTCATTTTGCTTCACCCTACTTTTTCCGAATATAAAGAAACGCTTACCTCGGCTGGTGCGACTTGCATCGATATTATTACAGATGTTCATGCTCATGAATTACCGCTAGAAAAAATTAATGCGGCAATGAAAATAGCAAGCTGCTTGTATATTTGCAATCCAAACAATCCTACGGGGAAATTACTTGAGTTAGATGTACTGCTCTCGCTTATCCAAACTGCTCGGCAGCAACAATGTCATGTACTGATTGATGAAGCATTTATGGACTGGACGGACGAGCGCAATAGTGTGATTCCTTACGTAGCACAGTTTGAGCATGTGACGGTAATGCGTTCGATGACGAAAATGTATGCACTTGCAGGCATTCGACTCGGCTATATGGTGAGTCATCCAATAACTATTACACGGATCAAACAAAAACTTCCGCACTGGAATGTCAACGCACTTGCCCTATCGATCGGTGCACAGTGCTTACAAGAACATACATTTCGCAAGCGCAGTATTGATGTTAGTAAGACGCAGCGTATGAATATTACCCAGTTTTTGCGTGAACATGGCTGTATCGTACTAGATAGCGTAGCGAATTTTGTCTGTTTCCAACTTGCACAACCTGAAAAAACACGAGAATTTTATTTTTATTGCTTAACGAATGGCATTGTACTCCGTCATACGGAAAACTATGTGGGACTTAATGGACAATGGCTTCGTATCGGCTTGAAAAAGGACGAAGCAATGAAAGCCTTCCAATCCATTTATTTGAAATGGGTCGTGACATTATGA
- the cbiB gene encoding adenosylcobinamide-phosphate synthase CbiB, translating into MPTFIIILLAQLIDWLVGDPPKWPHPVRFIGQWIQYLTNRLNHGRARFAKGVLTAVLTIGAVFTIVFGIVFSAYEVHTLFGIIVEILLIAMGLAQKSLQQAALLVYRPLVNGDINEARNKLSWIVGRDTSHLNEPEIVRGVVETVSENTSDGVTAPIFYALLFGATGLWVYKAINTLDSMIGYKNEQYGQFGKFSARLDDVANFIPSRITGLLIILFTKNETTRALGNRFTLWLVDAKKHPSPNSGYLEAATAYQLGIRLGGYNRYQGMESFRAYMGTPDVTLSGIHIHTTIRHMIVVSLLFTLIIGGLLYGISYTWG; encoded by the coding sequence ATGCCTACTTTTATAATCATTTTACTGGCACAACTTATTGATTGGCTTGTTGGTGATCCACCAAAATGGCCACATCCAGTACGCTTCATTGGACAGTGGATTCAGTATTTAACAAATCGACTGAACCACGGACGGGCTCGCTTCGCAAAAGGTGTACTGACTGCCGTTCTTACCATAGGGGCTGTATTTACCATTGTTTTTGGGATTGTCTTCAGTGCTTATGAAGTTCATACCCTCTTTGGGATCATTGTGGAAATACTACTTATTGCAATGGGACTTGCACAAAAGAGCTTACAACAAGCTGCCCTACTTGTATACCGACCACTAGTTAACGGCGATATCAATGAGGCGCGTAATAAGCTCAGCTGGATTGTTGGTCGTGATACGTCTCATTTAAACGAACCTGAAATTGTACGGGGCGTTGTCGAAACGGTATCAGAAAATACAAGTGATGGTGTGACCGCACCTATTTTTTATGCGCTACTGTTCGGCGCTACTGGGTTATGGGTTTATAAAGCGATTAATACGCTGGACTCAATGATTGGCTATAAAAATGAGCAATACGGCCAGTTCGGCAAATTTTCGGCTCGCCTAGATGATGTAGCGAACTTTATTCCGAGCCGGATTACAGGCTTATTGATTATTTTATTTACCAAAAATGAAACGACACGCGCACTCGGTAATCGTTTTACATTATGGCTAGTTGATGCGAAAAAGCACCCAAGTCCAAACAGTGGCTATTTAGAAGCAGCGACTGCTTATCAGCTTGGCATTCGTCTCGGTGGGTACAATCGCTATCAAGGAATGGAATCATTTAGAGCTTATATGGGGACACCCGATGTGACACTTTCTGGCATACATATTCACACCACGATTCGACACATGATAGTCGTCTCACTACTATTTACACTAATTATTGGAGGACTTTTATATGGCATTTCCTATACATGGGGCTAA
- a CDS encoding PLD nuclease N-terminal domain-containing protein, which translates to MTVEEIPWALVAPLIGLQVILAVVAIIDIARSYATNGPKWLWVLISIFTGIIGPILYFIIGRKNQ; encoded by the coding sequence ATGACAGTTGAAGAAATTCCATGGGCACTTGTGGCACCACTAATCGGACTTCAAGTTATTTTAGCTGTTGTGGCGATTATAGATATTGCACGCAGCTATGCGACAAACGGACCGAAATGGTTGTGGGTGCTCATTTCAATATTTACCGGCATTATCGGACCCATTTTATACTTTATTATTGGACGTAAAAATCAATGA